The following coding sequences are from one Lolium rigidum isolate FL_2022 chromosome 6, APGP_CSIRO_Lrig_0.1, whole genome shotgun sequence window:
- the LOC124662745 gene encoding protein ALP1-like, whose amino-acid sequence MPNNRRKRDTSDEPKVGDGGADCNDTNKKRSIANKLTFSDAAIQDPHLLMNGDDDEVQVEPQQTQVDGSETSKSQWTAHHSDRAGDIDVSPQQHLLLWVEDQSGTWWKHCSSPGYPEYKFRSHFQMGWETFDMICDVLGSAIAKEDTPRRPAIPVRQRVAVCVWRLATGESLRAVSDRFGLSLSTCQKIVLEVCAAICQRLMPHFIRWPDQATDFKSSFQAISGLPNVVGAIYTTHLPIIKPKSHNSSYYNRGWSARNEKPSFTTTLQGVVDPNGIFTNVCIGWPGAMHDDEVLIRSELQQHVGNGMMVVGGSSYPLMDWLLVPYTHQNPTKEQQVFTEKVMKLRRIAVDAFARLKGRWMFLQKRAEMKTSELPSVIGACCVLHNICEMKGEEMGPGLQCDVIDVETVPEHPVHSASASKARDKIAHNLFHSGLDGANF is encoded by the coding sequence ATGCCAAACAACCGAAGGAAACGCGATACCAGCGATGAACCCAAGGTAGGCGATGGTGGTGCTGACTGCAATGACACAAACAAGAAGAGGTCCATCGCCAACAAACTCACTTTCAGCGACGCTGCAATCCAAGATCCACATCTCCTCATGAATGGTGACGATGATGAGGTCCAGGTGGAGCCTCAACAAACCCAAGTGGATGGGAGCGAGACTAGTAAGTCCCAGTGGACCGCCCACCACAGTGATAGAGCTGGGGACATTGATGTCTCACCTCAACAGCATCTACTGTTGTGGGTTGAGGACCAGTCAGGCACGTGGTGGAAGCACTGCAGCAGCCCTGGCTACCCTGAGTACAAATTCCGCAGCCATTTCCAGATGGGTTGGGAAACCTTTGACATGATATGTGATGTGCTGGGATCGGCGATCGCCAAGGAGGACACACCGCGCCGTCCCGCCATACCCGTGCGCCAGCGTGTCGCTGTGTGTGTTTGGCGCCTCGCCACCGGTGAGTCCCTCCGCGCCGTCTCTGACCGGTTCGGCCTCAGCCTTTCTACCTGCCAAAAGATTGTCCTCGAGGTCTGCGCCGCCATCTGCCAGAGGCTTATGCCCCACTTTATTCGCTGGCCTGACCAGGCCACAGACTTCAAGAGCAGCTTTCAGGCCATCTCTGGCCTGCCAAACGTCGTCGGTGCCATCTATACCACCCACCTCCCGATCATTAAACCAAAATCCCATAACTCGAGCTACTACAACCGTGGTTGGTCGGCGCGCAACGAGAAGCCCTCTTTCACCACCACTCTCCAGGGGGTCGTTGACCCTAACGGCATTTTCACCAATGTATGCATCGGTTGGCCAGGTGCCATGCATGATGATGAGGTCCTCATCAGATCAGAACTGCAGCAGCATGTTGGAAACGGAATGATGGTGGTTGGTGGCTCTAGCTACCCGCTGATGGACTGGCTTCTCGTCCCATACACGCACCAAAATCCAACGAAGGAACAACAAGTGTTCACCGAGAAGGTCATGAAGCTCCGGCGCATTGCCGTGGATGCTTTTGCACGGCTCAAGGGACGATGGATGTTTCTGCAAAAGCGTGCAGAGATGAAGACCTCAGAGCTCCCTTCCGTGATCGGCGCATGTTGTGTGCTGCACAACATATGTGAGATGAAAGGGGAGGAGATGGGTCCAGGGCTGCAGTGCGATGTCATCGATGTCGAGACAGTGCCAGAGCACCCTGTGCATTCTGCTAGCGCCAGCAAGGCCAGAGACAAGATCGCGCACAACCTCTTCCATAGCGGGCTGGACGGCGCCAACTTTTGA